The window CAGACATTTATTCTTCCTGTAGTAATAAAAAATACAGGCGGGGATGGAGTACATGGCGTTGTTGTCCAGCTTCGCTCAAATGCTCAGGCTCCGGCCTTTCCTTCCTCTTTCCCTGCAACTACAGAGATAGACCACCTTGCAGGAGGTGAGCAGAAAACAGTTGAAATAGAAGTTCTTGCAGCGTATACAAGTAATATGGGAGAGGAACTCATTACTTCGTTGTCAGGGTATACTGACAATGATACGACTTATATATTTTCAGATGAGGCTTCAACTGTAGTTGTGATAGACCGTCCCGCTCAAATTTCAGTTACAAGCATTACAACTTCAATTACAGAAGTACAGGGAGGCCAGGTCGATCCGTGGACTATCAATGTTGTTGTAACAAACAGCGGCGGTGCGCCCGTTTTGATTAACCAACCTTCTCCTGACGATTTAAAGTTTTTTATTAATAATATCAGCCAAAACGATTACAGCATTAAGCCGCCAGAAGGGTTTGATAATACATCCAATAGAACGCTTTTAGGAGGGCAGAGCAGGACATTAACATATACAGTAAATGGTACAGGGAGACTTGGCGGGAATGTAAAAATTACTACTGAAATAAAGGGGAAAGATCAGAACAGCGGTGCTGATCTGCAGGGAACTAATTCTACTAATATTAGTGTGGTTGCGGAAAAGGATTTTAGAATAATATCAACTTTTTTAAGAGCACCGAATACTACAGAGGCCGGTAATGGGCATGTAAATACCGGACAGGAATTTTATATAGATGTTGTTGTAGAGAATGGGTTGGGGAGAAGCGTAAAATTTGTGGAAGTAAGTTTGAAAAGCAACGGATCATCAATTACAGGCCCGCTGCAGAGTACAATAGCAAGTTTGTCTCCAACACAGTACAGTAAAGTATCCTTTTTAATAACAGCAGAATCGGAAGAGAATAGTTCCGGGGAAATTTTTATTGCTTCAATTACCGGTGCGACTTTTGAGAACAGCACGTCTGTGCCGCCTGTGGGAGCCAGTCTTGATTCTGTTGCATCAGTAATTATTCAAAAACCGGCCAGCCTTAATTTTACAGTATCACTATTTGATACGTCGGGGAATAAACTTCACGACAAAGTATCGACAAATCAGGTCTTTAAAGTAGTGGCAGAGCTTGTAAATCACGGAACTGCGGGAATAGATGAATCGGGCAAGATGCAGATTTCCCTTCCTTCGGGCTATGAGCTTGTTTCATTCTTAAGCAAGCAGACTGTAGGAGTAGGTGAACCTGTGACATGGATGGTTAAAGCACCTTCTTCAGGTGTACCTGATGCTCAGCTATATGTCAGGTTGTCAGATTTTCCACGTGAGATAAACACAGGCAACTATGCAAAGATTGAGGAGCAGATACACAGCTTTTCAATTAAAACAATTGAAAGCTGGATTTCTACTGTACTTTCTGTAAATAACCCTCCCGGGGCAAGAGATAATACGGTATCATCCGGCCAGCTGTTCTGGCTGAAAGTTGACCTTACATGGAGTAATTGTAAAGATCTTATTGCAGAGCTTACACTGCCGTCCGGATATTCAACGCAGGATGACCTGCAGAAAAGTGTTTTGTCGAATTACGTTATTTGGCCTGTTCTGGCTCCTGACCATGTTTCAGGGCCGGATGTATTCCGTGTTTCCGCTCAGGGGAAGGATCAGCTTCAGAGTGTGATTGTAAATAGCGATGTTGATTTTCTGTATGTAACAACTGTCAAAAAGGCTGATATTTCTCTGTCTCTTGATATTGTATCTCCGACTGATGCAAGAGATGGTTCAGTATCAATCGGGCAGGAATTTGTTATAGAAGCATCCATAGAAAATAAAGGTGATGCAGGGATAATTGGTAATGCAAGAGTAAAATTAAATACTGATGATAAGGGTGATTTGCCGGGCGGTTATACAACAAGGGATCCGATCTTACAGGATATGGTAAATGGCAAGGCACAGTGGACAATAACAGCGCCTGAGCACATCACAGGAGAAGCAGTATCCATTGAGGCTCTTTTTGAAAAGATCCCTTATGACGAGAATACAAACGAATCTTGTTTTGTGACACAATCTCATTATGCAATTGCCGTAACAACTGCAGGGGCAAGCCTTTCAGTTCAGCCTGGAGAATTACCTCAGGATGATGGTAATATTGTTGTCCCCGGAGAGAACAGAGTTGTCCTGATGGTTCTCAAACTTGAAAATGAAGGTATTGAGGGTGCAAATCCAATTCGTGTAAGCTGGTTAAAATTTGTAATTGAGGACGAAAACGGAATCCCGATGAATGGAAGCCGTATATTTAAATCAATGTATGTTACGGACTTGGAACAGCCGGATCTGATTTTCGGAAGAGTGTCCAGCTTTAATGGAGACGATACTGTTTCGGTCATACTGAATCAAATTGACCGTGAACCTTCAGTAAGAGTCAATAAAAGCAGATATCTTGCAATTTGCGGGGAAATATCTGAAAATACAAATGTTGAATTTTTCCAGATAAATTTGCCAAGTAATAAAGCAGTAGGTGCGGAAGATATAGATTCCGGTATTCAGGTTCCTGTTCAGACACCGACAGAGGAAAACTGGGTGGATATGCGCTCTCAGATGAAGCGTATATTTTTCCCGGATAAAGAAGTTACACTCTGCAATTGTCCGAATCCTTTTGGTGGCCCTGGAAATGAAAGTACTGTTTTTATCTACTACCTCAAGGAATCAACAGATGTCACATTTATGATATTTACGCTGACAGGACAGCTTGTATGGAAGGCCTCATATACATCCGGTTCTTCACAGGGGAGAGCAGGAGTGCATGATACTAAGTCAAATAGTGTTGTTTGGCGGGCACGGAATGAAAGAGGGAATGTAGTACTTAACGGTGTATATATACTTGTAATGAAGACAGGAACAGGAAAAATAGAGAAAACAAAGATTGCAGTTGTAAAATAAATGTAGAGCTTTACTAACAGGGAAAGATTTAATGAAACGTGTTTTTATATATGCAGCTCTGATAACAGCTGTCCTGGTTCTGCCCAGTATGGGGCAGGAAGGGTATGCAGGAGTTGAATCTCCCTTCACAATAGGGGCAGGTGCCAGATCACTCGGCCTTGGCGGTACCGGCAGTGCTTTCCCTGACGGGCCTATGGCGTTTTTCTGGAATCCTGCTGGGATGGTTGTTGTACAGCAGCGTTCTCTCGGATTGTCTTTGACTACTCTTTTTGAGGGAACACAGTACAATGTTGCGGGGTATGTTCATCCTACCTTAAGTACGGGTGTTCTCGGCATAGGAATCGCAAGGATAGGTACCGGCGATATACGGCATATCGAACAGCAGAATGGCGTACCTGTTGATATAGGTACTTTTGATTACTGGTGGGGTAAAATAACATTCGGGTATGCGGTTGAAGTGTTAAAAGGATTGGCAATCGGGATAAATGTAAACCTTAACAGGCAGGTGCTCGGATACTTTTCAGCTAATGGATTCGGAGGAGATGCAGGGATAAATTATGTATTTCCTTCCACTTCAGGCCTTTTTTCTAATATGTACGTAGGAGGAGTTGTTTTTAATGCTGTCAGCCCAAGGCTGAAGCTCGGTGTTTCCGATGAAAGAGTGCCCTTGATTATGAGGGGCGGAATTGCAAAAGTGGTTTTCCTGAGAGGCCGGCACGACAGATGGCTTTTTCTTGCTGATGTGGTAAAGCATGAGCTGAAGCCTTTTACTTATCATTTCGGTACTGAATATTCATGGAATGGAAATATTTTTTTAAGGGCAGGATGGGACAATGGCAAGGTTTGTTTTGGCGGCGGTATAAGGCTGGCAAATATACAGTTTGATTATGGTACGGAGCAGATCGGCGATCCTGTTTATTTCCCTGCAAGCCATAGATTCTCGCTTGTATTCTTTTTCGGCCAGACTATGAATGAAAAGCGCAGAATAGCAGAGGAGAGGCATCAGAGGGAGATACAGCAGAGAATTGCTGAAAGGATAGCGTCTGACAGGAAAGAGAGAATTAAGGAATCCCTTTTTGCAGGTAAAAGATATCTTGATAAGAAAGATTACTTTAATGCACGGCTTGAATTTTCACGGGTCTTAAGAGAAGATCCGGATAATAGCGAGGCTAAAGACCTCCTTGCAATTACAACCAGGGAAGAAGAAGCGCTTCAGCAGGAGAGGCAGCAGAAGCTATTGAAGAATGATCGTGAGAGGATGAGACGTGAAATAGATAACAAGTTTGTTGATTCAAGATTTAAAGAGGGTTTGTCTGCTCTTGAGCAGGGAGACTTCAGGTTGG of the bacterium genome contains:
- a CDS encoding tetratricopeptide repeat protein — translated: MKRVFIYAALITAVLVLPSMGQEGYAGVESPFTIGAGARSLGLGGTGSAFPDGPMAFFWNPAGMVVVQQRSLGLSLTTLFEGTQYNVAGYVHPTLSTGVLGIGIARIGTGDIRHIEQQNGVPVDIGTFDYWWGKITFGYAVEVLKGLAIGINVNLNRQVLGYFSANGFGGDAGINYVFPSTSGLFSNMYVGGVVFNAVSPRLKLGVSDERVPLIMRGGIAKVVFLRGRHDRWLFLADVVKHELKPFTYHFGTEYSWNGNIFLRAGWDNGKVCFGGGIRLANIQFDYGTEQIGDPVYFPASHRFSLVFFFGQTMNEKRRIAEERHQREIQQRIAERIASDRKERIKESLFAGKRYLDKKDYFNARLEFSRVLREDPDNSEAKDLLAITTREEEALQQERQQKLLKNDRERMRREIDNKFVDSRFKEGLSALEQGDFRLAIEKWQNALKKDPQNTQIASYIGKAKAELAREVNKLLTRTKELIKQDNISEAYRVLERAKDQAQGDPELQGKVLRQIKTLDRALDFVYNYQEGLKYYGRGDYKAASRFFKKAVNLAPKHQRARELYRNSVARAQGSKTSMTLQVKKMFSQGISLYRDGHFKEALSIWNQALEKDPTNIKIIEAIEGVKRKIAAYGEGR